AGAAAACCAGAGACTCTTACGCGATGCTCATAAAACGGGTGCTGTTACCGGACCCGATGATGACGCAGTCGTCATATGTGAACCAGCGGCAAAGAGGGATGTGGGTGTTTTTTCTCAATCAGGTCACCTGCACTCCTGAACTCAGAATACTTTTTTTGATCTGCCAGAGCTTTTGGTAAACCTGATCCCGGGTACACCTGATTCAGGCTTTTTGTGCCACCTGGATAACGAAATCAGGCTCGTAGGGATCGAATCTCTCCTGGAAATCACCAAAGGTTCTGATGTTGGAAAATCCTGATTTTTTCAGGTAACCGGTTAATACCTGCTGCCTGATTGGGTGCATGGTCAGGTGATACTTCTCATTCTCACTGAATTTGTACTGGAACTGGACCATGGTGTCATGGAGCTCAACAGGCTGGATCTCAACCTGGTTGCCACAATAGTAATACTGGTGTTTACTCGAATAGCCTTTATCAAGGATACGGTCATAATTTCTCTGGTCAACGACAAATATACCGCCTTTTTTCAGCACCTTGAAAACTTCCCTGATCGTTTTGAGGTAAAACTCCTTCTCAAAGAGATGAGTCAGGGCATTCCCAAGGCAGATAACCGCATCATACTGTTTGTGTATGCTGTGTGTCAGGGACAGCCAGTCGGCTTTTTGTATGGTGAGATCGACGTCGTGCTTTTCTGCATTCGCATACGTCTCTGCCAGCATCGCATCTGAACCATCCGCTGCATCAACATTGAAGCCTTCTTGTGCAAGGTGGATTGCATGGAAACCTGTACCGCATGCCATATCCAGCACATCACAAACCCCATACTCCCGTAAGAGGTTTTCAAAGAACCCGTCTTCACTTTCTTTCCGAACATCCCAGTTTACTATCTCATCCCATCTGTTGGACAGTCCACTGGCATATTCTTCTTTAAATTTTTCTTTGAGGTTTTCCCCCGAAAAATCGGTTTTTAAAATGTCTGTTGTGTCATTCATACTATCTACCATCCTCCATCTGATTCATTGATCAGATAGTATGTGACTCCGAAGGTTCACCTTGTTCAACCAAGTAATTTTCTCTACTACCTTTATATGTTATGAAATAATTCCTGAAATTGTACAAATACAAAATTAAAGGAAAAATTCTACTTTGAACAGTATGAGGCTATGTATGAAACCTCAGAACGCTGGCTTCCCTATCCTATACCTTAAATATTCTAACGTCCATATACGTACCGGTGCTTTCCACTA
This is a stretch of genomic DNA from Methanocalculus natronophilus. It encodes these proteins:
- a CDS encoding class I SAM-dependent methyltransferase, which encodes MNDTTDILKTDFSGENLKEKFKEEYASGLSNRWDEIVNWDVRKESEDGFFENLLREYGVCDVLDMACGTGFHAIHLAQEGFNVDAADGSDAMLAETYANAEKHDVDLTIQKADWLSLTHSIHKQYDAVICLGNALTHLFEKEFYLKTIREVFKVLKKGGIFVVDQRNYDRILDKGYSSKHQYYYCGNQVEIQPVELHDTMVQFQYKFSENEKYHLTMHPIRQQVLTGYLKKSGFSNIRTFGDFQERFDPYEPDFVIQVAQKA